Below is a window of Culturomica massiliensis DNA.
TTGTTTTTATTACGATAGTAAAGGACGTTTGATACAGCGTGTTGAACAAAACCATTTGGGCGGAGTGAGCCGTTATCATTATGCCTATGATTTTGTGGGTAATGTAACCTCGGAATGTGAAACTCATACCGTCGGAGGTGTTACCACAAATTTGGAGAAGGTCAATAACTATGACCATGTAAGTCGTTTGCTTGGCTGCAAGGTATACCTGAACGGCGTATATAAAGGCAAGGTGGATTATGAATACGACGCATTGGGTCGATTGTCTGTCCGCCGTTACGGTAGCGAAGCGGAACAGTTGTATACGTTTTCTTATGACGGAGCCGGCCGATTTACCGGAGGTAACCATTACGAAAACGGTGTTTTGGTAAATAAATATGTGGAGCGGGGGATCGGTTATGATAAAAACGGCAATATATTATCATTGAAGCGTTACAGCAACGGTGTTCTGGTAGACAATCTGGTCTATAGCTACAACGGTAACAGCTTGTCCGGTCTGACGGAATCGGCCGTGGTCGCTTCGGGCGATATTTACGAGCGTAAGAATGTATCCGGCGGCAGCTATGACTACGACATTTATGGTAACCTGTCAAAAGACAGTCGAAAAAATTTGAATTGTTGAATACAATCTTTTAAATTTGTTACACAATGTCAGGAAAGGTAGTACGACTATAGCTGGTTATAAATACGGTTACCGAGGGGGTAAGTTAAAGGTATGGAGTAGTGACTGCAACGGTTATGCTTATGTGGGAAACCTGGTTTACCGGGTTACGGGTAGTTCTTTTGTTTTTGAAAGCGGTCTTTTCGGAGAGGGAGTGGTGAGCAGCAACAGTATCTGTTATCATCTGAAAGATCATTAGGCCGGTGGTTTACGACGGACCCTTTGTCTGAAAAGTATTACGGTTTGAGTCCGTATGTGTATTGTGGGAATAATCTGTTGAGGTATGTTGATCCGGATGGGAAAGAGTGGAAAGAAAAGAAAGATGAGGAAATTGCCAAACAGTTACAGCAACAAATTGCCAGCCGTGATAAATCTTTGGCAAAGCAAGAAACAAGCATAAATGCTAAAATTGAGAAAATAGAAAATAACACAAAGTTAAGTGTTGAAAAGAAAACTCAACGAATAGCAAAACAGCAAGGCAAGTTAGAAAATATACAATTCCAAAGAACGCTTTTATCCAATTTAGACAATGGCATAACACAGTTAGGTAATTCCAAAACTTCCTATACGTTTAATACCGTGGAAGCGGGAACTACTGCTACTTTATCATCTATGAGTGATGGAACTATCATTATAAATAATTACGGAATGACAGGAAACAGAGCGCATGAAACAACTCATGCTATTCAACACGATAACGGAAAAATAACATTTAATCCATTAGGTACGAATAATGCGCTAATGCAAAATCCAATGGGATTAGAGATACAAGCGTATGCAACAGAATACTCAATTACAAATGGTGTTGTTCCTTCTTCTGATGTAAAACACCCGCGTACGGTATTTGGTATTAACCTTCAGTGGTTATATGGATTAAAAGACCGCAACACAGGTATTTATATTTATCGACCTGAAAATTATAAATGACATGAAATTATTTTTTAAATTTATTTTGCTTTGTTGGGGTGGAACTGTGCTTTTTTCGTGTCAAACCCAACATAATATAACAGGAAAATATACGCTTGTTCAACAAGGAAAATATCCGAAGATAAACCCTGTTACTTTGTATATAACTTTGAATAATGATAGTTCATTTGGCTATCATTATAGGGGTGGTTTTCACGGTGAGATTTCTTCGGGGATTTGGTCTGTTAGTCAAAAAAGAAACAATATAGTTTTGAGTAGTTATATTAAAAATATGCAAGATATTCCTATGATTATAACTGAAACAGAAAATGATAAGTGCGCATCTTCTATATTTGTATTCAATAATCCTTTGAAGTCAGACACATTAACAAATTGGATTTTGAATATCAATGGAATAGATTACTCAATGAATAAAGATACTCTTTTATTTGTTGAAAAGTTTGTTGTAGATAGTTTTTATATACGCGGTTTTCAATCTGTAAAAGATAACGCTTGGATGGTCCCTATTCCACTACAAGATACAATACAAAGTGAAACGTATTATGTGAAATACACAAATAGCAACGTGTATCGTATTGCTTTTCAGACATTTGTTAATGATGATATTTTTCATTACAAACCGATACAAGACCGTTTTCCGTTAAAAAATAATACAATTTTGTTTAATGGAATAAAATTAAGAAAGAAAAAATAAAATAAACAGTCCCGCGAAATGAACTGCGCCTCAAAAGTTAGACATGAAACTTTTGGAGTGCAGTTCATTTTTTTATTGTTAGACAGCCTCTTTTTTATCTACATATTTTTCCTATCCTTTTCAAATAAATTTGAATTGTTGAATACAATATTTTAAATTTGTTACATAATGCCAGGGAAGGTAGTACGATTATGGCCGGTTATGAATACGGTTACGGAGGGGGTAAGTTAAAGGTATCGGGCAGTGACGGCAGCGGTTATGCTTATGTGGGAAACCTGGTTTACCGGGTTACGGGTAGTTCTTTTGTTTTTGAAAGCGGTCTTTTCGGTGAGGGAGTGGTGAGCGGCAGCAGTATCTGTTATCATCTGAAAGATCATCTGGGCAGTATCCGCGCAATTGTCGACGGCAGCGGCCGTTTACTGGAAGAGAACGATTATTATGCCTTCGGTCACCGGCATCCCCGCAGCGAACACGCCCAGTCTTCGGCAAACCGTTTTAAATACAACGGCAAGGAATTACAGACGGTCGGTGGCCTGGGTTATCTGGACTACGGCGCCCGCCTGTACGACCAGTCCTTAGGGCGGTGGTTTACGACGGACCCCTTGTCTGAAAAGTATTACGGTTTGAGTCCGTATGTATATTGTGGGAATAATCCGTTAAATATGATTGATCCGGATGGTAGAATTAAAAAAGCAACTTCTAATTGGTAGGTAGGTTATGGAGAATCTTAAAATAAATAAAGTCTTTGGAATTATAGCAACAGGAATAAGTACATTATTATTGTTCAAGTCCTTTTATTTGCTTTACTGCTATAAATTTACAAATTTATTGTTCCTTTTTATGTATCCCAATTGGATATTGTTGATAAATGCTGTGTTTGGAACTATTGGGATTTACATATCAATACTTCTATGCAAAGAGAGAATTAGATTTAGATTATTTCTGATTTTGATATTATTGATATGGCTTCTTGCTTTTGGAAGTTATGTTTTTCCGATAATATTTTAATCAGTTAAAGCCCCGCACTTGCGGGGTTTTTCTTTTTTTGGGGCTTTTTTCTTTGTGTGGTCGAATCATGGAAAATTCACTCTCAGCTGCTCCCCCCTAAATTCACTTTAAAGTGAATTTAAGGAGCTGGTTTGAGTGGATTTTCTAATCAGGACATAAAACATCAAAATTATGGCAATACTGATTAAAACGGTAGGATGCTCACGACCTGATGTGGCAGGTGGCGGTGTAAAGAAATTTTATGCAAGCCCTGTGCATGATAGAGAAATAAGCCTCGATAACCTGACCAAAGCTATCGAAAAGACAAGTACCGTATGCTTCCCGGTGTGGTGACGGAAAAGATCGGTTATAATGCCGCTGGACTTCCTGTGAGCCGTGACCAGGGAGACCGGCATTTTATGCTGAGTTATGATAACCATAACCGTCTGTTACAAGAGTCGTACCGTTACGGCAGCGGAAGCAGTATTGTACTGGCGGAGCGTTGTTACGACAGTTATCCCCCGGTGAATGGATTGGGGTTTGTGGCTGCTACAGGCTATGCTTCGGCTTATGACAGTCGTGTGGTGGGTTTACAGACGTATGAGAAAGAGCGGATACTGGCCGGTAACAGAGTCTCGGAACCGGGGCTTTCGGGACGTTATATCGAGCGTTGTTTTTATTACGATAGTAAAGGACGTTTGATACAGCGTGTTGAGCAAAACCATTTGGGCGGAGTGAGCCGTTATCATTATGCCTATGATTTTGTGGGTAATGTAACCTCGGAATGTGAAACTCATACCGTCGGAGGTGTTACCACAAATTTGGAGAAAGTCAATAACTATGACCATGTAAGTCGTTTGCTTTGTTGTAAGGTATACCTGAATGGTGTATATAAAGGCAAGGTGGATTATGAATACGACGCATTGGGTCGATTGTCTGTCCGCCGTTACGGGGAGAATGCGGTGACGGAAACCCTGTCGTACGATATACGCGGGCGTTTGACGGAACAGGGTTCTTCTTTTTTCCGTTTGGGATTGCGGTATGAGAATGCACAGAAAGGGCCGGGACTTTATGGGGGAGATATTTCGGAATGGAGTTGCCGTTACGGTAGCAAAGCGGAACAGTTGTATACGTTTTCTTATGACGGAGCCGGCCGATTTACCGGAGGTAACCATTACGAAAACGGTGTTTTGGTAAATAAATATGTGGAGCAGGGGATCGGTTATGATAAAAACGGCAATATATTATCATTGAAGCGTTACAGCAACGGTGTTCTGGTAGACAATCTGGTCTATAGCTACAACGGTAACAGCTTGTCCGGTCTGACGGAATCGGCCGTGGTCGCTTCGGGCGATATTTACGAGCGTAAGAATGTATCCGGCGGCAGCTATGACTACGACATTTATGGTAACCTGTCAAAAGACAGTCGAAAAAATTTGAATTGTTGAATACAATCTTTTAAATTTGTTACACAATGTCAGGAAAGGTAGTACGACTATAGCTGGTTATAAATACGGTTACCGAGGGGGTAAGTTAAAGGTATGGAGTAGTGACTGCAACGGTTATGCTTATGTGGGAAACCTGGTTTACCGGGTTACGGGTAGTTCTTTTGTTTTTGAAAGCGGTCTTTTCGGTGAGGGAGTGGTGAGCGGCAGCAGTATCTGTTATCATCTGAAAGATCATCTGGGCAGTATCCGCGCAATTGTCGACGGCAGCGGCCGTTTACTGGAAGAGAACGATTATTATGCCTTCGGTCATCGGCATCCCCGCAGCGAACAGGCACAGTCTTCCGCAAACCGTTTTAAATACAACGGCAAGGAATTACAGACGGTCGGCGGCCTGGGTTATCTGGACTACGGCGCCCGCATGTACGACCAATCCTTAGGGCGGTGGTTTACGACGGACCCCTTGTCTGAAAAGTATTACGGTTTGAGTCCGTATGTGTATTGTGGGAATAATCCGTTGAGGTATGTTGATCCGGATGGGCGAGACGTTTGGGAGGTTAACAATGAAGGACGGATAATAAACCGCATAAAAGACAAAACGCAAGACGCTTTTTATATGGTTGTTAAAGATGCAGATGGCAATTATCAACGCACATTTACAACTGATGCTGAAGGCAATAAAAATTATAATAGCATTAATTTTGAATATGGAACTGTGGAATCTCAAAGGTCTATATCTTTTTCTCCTGATGGAAAAACAACAGATACTTACGATGTATATAGAATAAGAGGAGATGGCAATGGAACAAAACTGTTTGAATTTATGTCTAATAATGTATCTGGAAGTGGAACAGGTGTAGAAATTAGCCAAGCGATGACTGGAGTTGCAGAAGATAAAGGATTGAACTTTATTACAACAGGGCATATGAAGGCAACAGAACCAGGCATGACTTATTTACTTCGCGGACAACTGTTACATGGATATACAATTAGAGAATTAAACCATAGCCACCCATATACTCCAAAGCCAAGTAAAAGCGACAATGGATTTGCTTCACAAATTACTAATATTATGAAGCAACGAAATGTTCCTGCTCCTACTTTTAATCTCTATTATGTTCCTGGCAAACAAAAAATACCATTTGGTAAATAATATCAGATCTATGAAAATGAGTTTTTTAATAATATTATCAGTTTTATTTATGTTTTCAACAAAAGGCCAGCAACTTGGCAAAGAAACGTGGACAGAAATTACTCACGAAGTTAAACAGCTTGTATTATCAAACGAAAAGGTTCAATACGAATTAGAAAGTTTGTTATTTAACATAAATCAGGATACAGTTTTAAATATTTTTAGGGAATATAAATATTTTCATTTGAACGTAAAAAATGATACTGCTTGTCAAAAGCTTGAATTTTGGTTAAGCAATTATCCTTATAAATCTGAAGGTCTTATTGGCTTTTTTATTTTGAAAGGATATTTTGTTTTTGTCCACGATGAATTACCCGATTTTCTTGAATCAACAGAACACAAGAAAAAATTTTCTTACATCGAACACAAATTAGGCGATCTTGTTATGATGGAAGATGATACTGGTTGTTGGGTTATTGAATATAAGAATCGTCAATTTAGATTATTGCATTATCCTGCTAAACAATAAAAACGCAAAACAGAATTAGCAATTAACCAGAGTATAAACCGTCCATCAGGACATAAAACATCAAAATTATGGCAATACTGATAAAACAGTAGAATGCTCACGACCTGATGTGGCAGGTGGCGGTGTAAAGAAATTTTATGCAAGCCCTGTGCATGATAGAGAAATAAGCCTTGATAACCTGACCAAAGCTATCGAAAAGACAAGTACCGTATGCTTCCCGGTGTGGTGACGGAAAAGATCGGTTACAATGCCGCCGGACTTCCTGTCAGCCGTGACCAGGGAGACCGGCATTTTATGTTGAGTTATGATAACCATAACCGCTTGCTACAGGAGTCGTACCATTACGGCAGCGGAAGCAGTATTGTACTGGCGGAGCGTTGTTACGACAGTTATCCCCCCGTGAATGGATTGGGGTTTGTGGTTGCTACAGGCTATGCTTCGGCTTATGACAGTCGTGTGGTGGGTTTACAGACGTATGAGAAAGAGCGGATACTGGCCGGTAACAGAGTCTCGGAACCGGGGCTTTCGGGACGTTATGTCAAGCGTTGTTTTTATTACGATAGTAAAGGACGTTTGATACAGCGTGTTGAGCAAAACCATTTGGGCGGAGTGAGCCGTTATCATTATGCCTATGATTTTGTGGGTAATGTAACCTCGGAATGTGAAACTCATACCGTCGGAGGTGTTACCACAAGTTTGGAGAAGGTCAATAACTATGACCATGTAAGTCGTTTGCTTTGTTGTAAGGTATACCTGAATGGTGTATATAAAGGCAAGGTGGATTATGAATACGACGCATTGGGTCGATTGTCTGTCCGCCGTTACGGGGAGAATGCGGCGACGGAACCCCTGTCGTACGATATACGCGGGCGTTTGACGGAACAGGGTTCTTCTTTTTTCCGTTTGGGATTGCGGTATGAGAATGCACAGAAAGGGCCGGGACTTTATGGGGGAGATATTTCGGAATGGAGTTGCCGTTACGGTAGCAAAGCGGAACAGTTGTATACGTTTTCTTATGACGGAGCCGGCCGATTTACCGGAGGTAACCATTACGAAAACGGTGTTTTGGTAGACAATCTGGCCTATAGCTACAACGGTAACAGCTTGTCCGGTCTGACGGAATCGGCCGTGGTCGCTTCGGGCGATATTTACGAGCGTAAGAATATATCCGGCGGCAGCTATGACTACGACATTTATGGTAACCTGTCAAAAGACAGTCGAAAAAATTTGAATTGTTGAATACAATCTTTTAAATTTGTTACACAATGTCAGGAAAGGTAGTACGACTATAGCTGGTTATAAATACGGTTACCGAGGGGGT
It encodes the following:
- a CDS encoding RHS repeat domain-containing protein, coding for MLHNAREGSTIMAGYEYGYGGGKLKVSGSDGSGYAYVGNLVYRVTGSSFVFESGLFGEGVVSGSSICYHLKDHLGSIRAIVDGSGRLLEENDYYAFGHRHPRSEHAQSSANRFKYNGKELQTVGGLGYLDYGARLYDQSLGRWFTTDPLSEKYYGLSPYVYCGNNPLNMIDPDGRIKKATSNW
- a CDS encoding JAB-like toxin 1 domain-containing protein, which codes for MLHNVRKGSTTIAGYKYGYRGGKLKVWSSDCNGYAYVGNLVYRVTGSSFVFESGLFGEGVVSGSSICYHLKDHLGSIRAIVDGSGRLLEENDYYAFGHRHPRSEQAQSSANRFKYNGKELQTVGGLGYLDYGARMYDQSLGRWFTTDPLSEKYYGLSPYVYCGNNPLRYVDPDGRDVWEVNNEGRIINRIKDKTQDAFYMVVKDADGNYQRTFTTDAEGNKNYNSINFEYGTVESQRSISFSPDGKTTDTYDVYRIRGDGNGTKLFEFMSNNVSGSGTGVEISQAMTGVAEDKGLNFITTGHMKATEPGMTYLLRGQLLHGYTIRELNHSHPYTPKPSKSDNGFASQITNIMKQRNVPAPTFNLYYVPGKQKIPFGK